CGGTGGTCTTCAGGCAGCCGCAGTCGGCTCGAGCAGAACGGTGTCTGGCCATGAAGCTCTGAATGCTCCCGCCGTCAAGTCGGTGAGCGTCGTTCCGGCAGCCGGCCGGGCCGAGATCGTGATTGGAGTAGACGCTTCGGTAGAGGTGGACGACTTCGCGCTCGAGGCCCCGTACCGCGTCGTCGTTGACCTCAAGGGAGCAGTGCTCGGCGTCGCCGCGCGCTACGACCGTCTGGCTCGCGGCGGAGTGACCAACATCCGCGCAGCCCAGTTCAAGCCGAATGTCGTCCGCGTCGTGATCGACATGGATGCGGCGCACTCATATGAAGTGGCGCGCAGGGATGGCGAAGTGCACGTGACAGTCTCCGGCGCCGCCGGCGACTTCACCGCGTGGCACTCGTCGCCCGAGACCGCCGCCCGCTATGCCGCGGCGCAGAAGACCACCGACGCGTCCGCGCAGCCCGTGGCTCAGCAGAATTACCGGAGCCCCGCCGCAGCCGATACAGACTATCCGTCGGTGACGCCCGATGCGAACATCACACGGCGCGACTCCGGCGACGGCGCTTCGCCGTCCGAAGGCGCTGCGCTTCGGATGTCGCCCGCGGCCGCGTTGTCCGACCAGCCGCGCATCACCGTTACATATCAGGACGCGGACATCCGCGACGTCATCGCCGCGTTTGCCGCGTTCTCCGGCCGCACCATCGTCGTCGGCAAGGATGTCGCCGGCACGATCACGGCCGAGATCAAGAACCAGCCCTGGGACGTTGCGCTCCGCGCGATTCTTCAGGCACAGGGACTCGCCGCTGCCGAGGATGCGCTGTCCGGCATCATCACGGTGGATAGCTACAGGAACATCGCGTCCAAGCAGGCGTCCGAGCCGCTCGTCACCCAGATGGTGGCGGTCAATTACGCCAACGCCGGATCGCTCGTTCCGACGCTCCAGAATCTCCTCGCGCGTGATTGCACGCCGGGAAGCGTTCCGCAGTCGCAGCAGAACACGCAGACGAGCTGCTACGCCCGCGGCGCAGTGGCAGCCGACACGGCGACCAACACTCTGCTCATCACCGAAACGCTGTCGCGGATGTCCGACCTGCTGTCGTACGTCAGGAATCTCGACGTGCGCACGCCGCAGGTCGCGATCAAGGCGAAGATCATCTTCGTCAACCGCACCGACATCGAGGAGCTTGGCCTTTCGTACGACCTGGGCACGGGCAACGATCAGTTCTTCAGCCAGCTCGTGCAGCGCATCGATCCCACGACGGCCAAGCCGGTTGACACGAATGGCGACGGCGTGCCCGACGCATTCGGCGGCGGCACTTCGTTCACCGGCGACCGCGTGCTGCTCGGCGGCAATGCTCTTTCGGCGATCGCCAACGCCAACGCGCGCGTCGTCAATCCCGCACTCAAGCTCGTGTTCTCCGCGGCACTCGGAAAGTTCCAGCTCACCAGCTTCCTCGACGCCCTCCAGGAAGTCCGCCTCGCGGACCTCCAGGCGGAGCCGAGCATCGTCACGCTCGACAATCGCCGCGCCGAGATTCTCGTCGGACAGGAGATCCCGATCCGCGTCCTCGACGCCGGATCGCAGGGCCAGGGCGGTGCGCAGGGCAACAACATCGTTCCGCGCGCCACCGTTCAACTGAAGGAAGTCGGCATTATCCTCAGCGTGACACCGCACGTCACCAACAACCGGCAGATCCTGCTCAAGCTGCACGCCGAGAACTCGGATGCGCAGCTCGCATCGTCCGACGTCGGCTTCATCTTCGGAAAGCAGCGCGCCGACAACCAGCTCCTCGTCGCCGACGGCGAGACGGCCGTCATCGGCGGTCTCACGGTTACCCAGGTGACCAGTTCGAAGTCGGGCATCCCGTTCCTCGTTGACCTGCCGCTCATTGGCCGACTCTTCGGCGTGACGCGCACCTCGGAGCAGAAGCGCGACCTGCTGATTCTCGTCACACCGCACATCATTGACGAGGGAGAGCGCCAGCTCACTCCTCGCAACATACCCGCGGCTCCCGCGCCGAGACGGTAGGAATGCAAATGCTGAAATACACATTCGGCCGCGCCAGGCGCGGAGCGGGCCTGGCCGCCGCCGCCGCGGCCATGCTCGTGGCGGCGGCGTGCAGCGACGCCACAGGGCTTGGCGGTGATACGAGCGACAAGTCACCGCCCACGGTCCATCTGTCCAAGGGAGGCACCGCGCCGGACACGGTGATCACCTTCCAGGTCGAGGTGAAAGACAACCTCGGCATCAAGACCATCAAGGTGAATGTCTCCGGCGGGCTGACGCTCGCGTTCGACACAACGTTCACCAGCCCAAATACGGACGCGATCGTTCCGTTCACGGTCCCGGTCTCACGCAGCGTTCCAAAGGGCACGTCGGTCGTGGTGACTGCGTTTGCTCTCGACGGCGCACTCAACAAGTCCCAGACCGACACGCTGAACCTCACCGTCGGCAATGTGCCCGCGGCCGAGGTGAAGGTAACCAGCCCCGCAACGGGGACGGTCGCCGTCATTGGCAAATCGATAGTGCTCTCCTTGAGCGCCCGATCGGCTGTCAGGGTGAAATCGATCGGATTCCGTACCACGGGCAGCTTCGTCACCGGCGATTCTTCCAGTTACTCGAGCCCGCTTCCCGACTCTGTCGCGATTTTCGACACGCTCACCGTGCCCGCAAACGCTGCCGCGGGCCTACTTCAGATCACACCATTCCTCCTTGATTCCCTCGGGCAAAGGACGCTCGGGCCCGTGACGACGTTGAACGTCCAGCCGTTGAGCTCGATCAACTCCACACCGGTAGTCAGCTTCAGTCATAGCCCACGGGTCGAAGTTGAGGACACCATTCAAGTCCAGGCGACGGACCAGGCCGGAATCACCGCTCTGGGTTATGAGGTGCGCCGCGTGCCCGGCGGGGCAGTTGATGCAAGAGATTCCGTTACGTCAAACGGAAGCTTCAGCTCGCAGATCACGACTTTCGCTATTCACCTGCCATACACCCAGTTCCCCACCACGGTCTATGTCCAGGCTTTCGCTCGCAATTCGAACGGCGTTCGCGCTTATGCCAAGCTGGCGGGCGGTGCAGAGCGGATCGACACCGTCATCGTGGTCGCCGGCTCGACTCGGTTGCTCCCCCAGGGAGGCAGCGTCGCCGACGCGGTCTATCACCCGCGCACCGACCGGCTGTACCTGACGAACATCCAGCGCAATCAGCTCGAGGTGTTCAGCCTTTCCGATTCGTCGTTCAAGTCACCGGTGCTCGTCGGATCGCATCCGTGGGGCATCACACTCTGGCCGCGGGATCACTCTGGCGCCGTGGGAGACACTCTTCTTGTAGCGAATTCGGGCGGTACGGACATCAGTTATGTGGACCTCAACGTGTCGGGAAGTGGCCGGGAGGCGAGTCGCTACGCTCTTCCGAACATCATCGCTTTCACTGTCACTTCCACGAGAAGCGAAACCACCAGTCAGATAATCCAGCAACGCACGAAGTACGATTTCAGCGATCGTCCGCAGTTCCTCGCGGCGACCTGCGACGGAACCGGCGCTGCCTGCGGTGACGTGATTCTGACCTACTCGACGACTCCCACGGGCGGACAGAGCGCGCCATTCGACAAGAGAAACGGCACACTGCGGTGGGAGAACCTTTCGCGCGGGACCTCGCACCTGTTCTTCGAGCAGGCTATCGGACAGTCGGAGAATCGTTCCGACACTCTGGAAATCCGGCGCTATGACGGAAGGACGGGCGAGGAGACTATCCTCGTTCCCTACCAGCAATTCGTGGAGGTGCGTCCGGCCACTGAGACGTCGCCCGCCAAGGTTGATACACTCAGCGTCGTCATTCGCCTGCCAGAACTCGGTTTCCGCGACACGACGTTCGTTCGCAATTCAGGCGATTTCCGCCGCGCAGTGTTCGGTGAATCGGGAAATGCGCAGGGCAGCCGCGCGCTGACCTACGATGCTACGCGCGGCCTGGCGACGACCTTCGTCTCGTCCACCGGGGCAGTGTTTCCGATTCCCGTGCCGACGACCGACCGCGGAGTCTCGCCCGCTGCTGACGTGTCGGACTTCATCGCCAACGCGTTCGCCAGGGTCATGGGAGTCGCAATGAATTTCGATGGGTCGCTCAGTGGAATCCGGGCCGACTCGACTTACCTCCTGAATCCTGCGCTTCGACTCCAGGGAATTCTGCCGACAACTCAGAGCAATGCGGGCCTCGATTTCCATCCGCAAAACAGCGGGCCCAACTCCTTCCCGCTCTCCTCGAGGCTCGTGTTCGCCGCCTCGGCCGAGCCGGTGATCGAGATCTTCGACAGCTACTGCTACAAGCGGGTGGCCACCGTCCCGATTCGCGACCCGATAGTGGGCCCGATCAAGGCGGCGCTCCGTCAGTCCACCGGCCAGATCGTTCTCGTCGGCGCAACGGCGCGAGGGGTTGTGATCGTAACTCTTCCGAATACGTTTACGACAAGCTGCCTGTAGCTCGGCGGTCCGCATCAGCGGACCACTTCAGATTGAAAGTTGACCGCGAGCCCGGCTTACCGCCGGGCTCGCGCGTTGGAGGCCCATGCTTCGATTCACGACTGCGGGAGAATCGCACGGACCGGCACTCGTCTCGATACTCGAGGGCGTGCCGGCGGGCATTCCGTTGCTCGCCGCCGACGTGAACCAGCAGCTCGCCCGTCGCCAGCAAGGGTACGGCCGCGGACGAAGGATGCAGATAGAGCAGGATGCCGCGGAGCTTCTTTCGGGGGTTCGCGCCGGCTTTACGATTGGCTCTCCAATCGCCATGCTCATCCGCAATCGCGATTGGAAGAACTGGACGGAGATCATGGATCCCGCTCCGATCGCGGATGACGCAAACGGCCCGCGGAAGCGCGCCGTGACGCGTCCCCGCCCCGGGCACGCGGATCTCCCCGGAATGCTGAAGTACGATCGCGACGATGCGCGCGACATACTCGAGCGCGCATCGGCGCGCGAGACCACCGCACGCGTCGCCGCCGGAGCGGTCTGCCGCAAGCTGCTCACCGAGATTGGCGTGACGATTGGCAGTCATATAGTAGAGCTGGGCGGCGTCGTCGCGTCGTCGCCCGCCGAGCTGCCCGCCGATCTCAACGAGGCTGCGGACACGTCGCCGCTGCGCACACTCGACAGCGCTGCGGAAGCGGAGATGATCGCTCTCATAGATGCCGCGAAAAAAGAAGGCGACACGCTCGGCGGCGTGTGCGAGGTAGTATGCCGCGGCGTCCCGATTGGACTCGGATCCCACGTCTCGTGGGACCGCAGGCTCGACGGCCGCATCGGCGCAGCGATGATGTCCATTCCCGCGGTGAAGGGAGTTGGAATCGGCAGCGGCTTCGACGCTGCGCGGCGCCGCGGATCGGAGGTGCACGACGAGATTCTCGCGGTGTCCGACCGGCGCCGCTCGGGCAATCTTCAGCGCCTTACCAACAGAGCCGGCGGCCTCGAGGGCGGAATGACGAACGGCGAGCCGCTCGTAGTGCGAGTGGCCATGAAACCGATCAGCACGCTGATGCGCCCCCTCGCGACGGTCGAGATGAAGACCGGCGAGGCCGCAGCAGCGGTTGCCGAGCGTAGTGATGTGACGGCGGTCCCCGCGATGGGCGTGATCGCCGAAGCGATGCTGGCGTTCGTGCTTGCGCAAGCCGTGATCGAGAAATTCGGCGGGGACTCCCTCAGCGAGGTCAGGCGGAATCTCGAGGGCTATCTGGCGAGGATCGCCGAGCGGCGTGGAAGCTGACCGGCCCAACATCGTTCTCGTCGGGCTGTCGGGGGTGGGGAAAACATCCATCGGCCGCGCCGCCGCCCGCCATCTTCACTGGCCGTTCATTGATTTCGATACCGAGATCGAGCATCGCGAGCACGCATCGGTCGAGGAGATATTCGCGTCCCGCGGTGAGGCGCACTTCAGGTCGTTGGAGCAGGCGCTCACCCGGGAGCTCGTGACCTGCAAGGGTACGATCATGTCGGCGGGGGGAGGATGGGTCACCAACCGCGAGTCCGTCGCACTTTTGCGCGCGACCGGGCGTATCATATACCTTAGAGCGTCGCCCGAGCTGCTGGTTCGGCGTCTGGCGACGGCGAGGGTCCGGCGTCCGCTCCTCCAGGGTCCGGATCCTCTGAACACTCTGACTACAATGTATGAAGCGAGGCGGTCCCTCTACGAAGAGGCAGACCTCGTGATTGAAACTGAAGTCTTTGACAGAAAACAACTTATAGATCAGGTTCGGCGATACGCCCAGTCGCTTTGACCCGTGCTTTCGCCGTGCTTTCGCCGTTCTTGCCGCTCACTTTGTCCACAACCAGGTTACGCGAATGGATGACCGTTTGTCCTTGCCGATGACGTTTCGGGTCATGGGACCCCACGAAAGAGGCCGGTTCGCCCCGGAGGCCTGGGGACACCTGCTTTCGCTGAGCGGGTCGGGCGCAATCAACCCGATCGAGCTGGAGCACATCATCGAGCGGGCCCTCATCCAGATAGATGGCCGAATCGCACTCGAGGACCTGCGCGGCATGCTCGAGGGATCCGGTCTCGAGGACAGTGGCGGCGCGGGTGACAATCAAACCGTCCACTAGATAATGGCCACCGCCAGAAAGACCGCCACGAAGAAGGCCGCCGCAAAAAAGACCGCCACCAAAAAGGCGGCCAAGCCGCGCGCTCGGAAGTCCGCCGCGGCGGTTGACGAAGGTCCGGCTCCCGAGCCCGGCACGACGACGCTTGTAATCGTCGAATCGCCTGCCAAGGCGAAGACGATCGGCAAATACCTCGGCCGCGGATATCGCGTTCGGGCAACGATCGGTCACGTGCGCGATCTCCCCGAGAAGAAGATCGGAATTGACATCGAGAACGGATTCGAGCCCGAGTACGTCACCATTCCCGGCAAGGAGAAGACTCTCGCCGAGCTGAAGAACGCGGCGAAGGATGCGCGAGAGATTCTGCTCGCGACAGATCCTGATCGCGAAGGCGAAGCAATCGCGTGGCACGTGGCCGGCCAGGTGCGTCGCAAAGGCGGCGCTCCGATCAGGCGGGTCCTGTTTCATGAGATCACCAAGGAAGCGGTGCAAAGCGCGATCGCCCGGGCAGGCGAGATAGACGAGCGCAAGGTTGACGCGCAGCAGGCGCGCCGCGTGCTCGACCGCCTCGTCGGATACAAGGCCAGTCCCGTTCTCTGGAAGACTGTAAAGAAGGGAATATCCGCGGGGCGGGTGCAGACGGTCGCTCTGAGGCTGCTCGTCGAGCGCGAGCGCGAGATCAAGGCGTTCAACCCGGTCGAGTACTGGACCGTCGAAGCGCTGATGAAAAAGGCGGGACAGGAGTTCGTCGCCAAGCTGCATCATATAGATCAGAAGAAGGCGACCATTCCCGACGAGGCCGCGGCGCAGAAGATTCTCGCCGATCTCTCGGTGCTCAGGAAGTTCGGCGTCACCGAGGTCAAGCGCCGCGAGCGCCGAAAGAATGCCGCGCCGCCGTTCACCACCAGCACGCTCCAGCAGGAAGCGGCGAAGAAGCTCGGGTTCGGCTCCAAGCGCACGATGCGGCTCGCGCAGGATCTCTACGAGGGAATCGAGATCGGGCCCGAGGGCTCGGTCGGCCTCATTACGTACATGCGCACCGATTCCGCACGCGTCTCCGAAGTGAGCGCGGTGCAGGCGCGCGATTACGTCGCTTTCTCGTACGGCAAAGAGTACCAGGCGCCCGCGGTTCAGCTTTACGGCGACGGCAAGTCGAAGAACGCGCAGGACGCGCACGAGGCCATTCGTCCCACCGATCCGACCCGCCGTCCCGAGCACATGTCGAAGTACCTCAAACCCGACCAGCTAAAGCTCTACCAGCTGATCTGGCAGCGCTTTATCGCATCGCAGATGGCGCCGGCGGTCTTCGACACGACCACGGTTGATTTCGATCTGTCCAACCCGCGCGAAGCCGGCGCGCCATCACTGCCGTATCTCTTCCGCTCCACCGGCAGCATCAGAAAATTCGACGGCTATCAGAAGGTGTATCTCGAAACGCGTGAGCAGGGTGACGGACACGGCAAGGCGCTGGAAGAGGAGCAGCCGCTGCCGATGATGGAAGCGGGCGACGACGTCCCCGTGAAGAAGATCATCCCGTTGCAGCATTTCACCGAACCACCGCCGCGCTACTCCGAGGCCAGCCTGGTGAAGGAGCTCGAGCGGCTCGGCATCGGCCGTCCGTCCACGTATGCTTCGATCATCTCCACTCTCGTGGACCGGCGGTATGCGCAGCTCGAGCAGCGGCGCTTCTTCCCCACCGAGCTGGGCGATCAGGTCGAGCGCGTGATGGTGAAGTCGTTTCCCGACATCTTCAACGTGAAGTTCACGTCGCATATGGAGGGAAATCTCGATCGCGTCGAGGACGGTGACGTGAACTGGCGCCGGATGCTGAAGGATTTTTACGGCCCGTTCGCAACGGCGCTGAAGGAAGCGGACATCGAGGGCCTCATCGCCGAGGCGCACGATCTTTCCGCGCTGGAGACGGAGCGGTGTCCGGTGGACGGCGGCCGGCTCGTCCCGCGCGGCGGATTCTTCGGTCCGTTCATCGCGTGCGAGAATCATCCGAAAACGTGCAAGTACACACGTCCGCTGCGCGGCGAGCGGAAGGCGGCGGTGCTCACGGATCAGATCTGTCACGAGTGCGGCACGCCGATGGTCATTCGTCACGGTCGCTCCGGCGAGTTCCTCGGCTGCAGCCGATTCCCGAAATGCCGCGGCACGCGCTCGATGCCTACCGGTGTGAAATGCCCGAAGGATGGCGGCGACATCGCGGTGCGCAGGTCGAAGAAGCGCGGCAAGGCGTTTTATGGATGCGCAAACTACCCGGCTTGCGATTTCGTCATCTGGGACAAGCCGGTAGCCGAGGTCTGTCCGGAGTGCGGCTACATCGGCGCTGAAGCCAAGTCAAACAAGACGCGCGGAGAGTACCGGCGATGCATCAGCTGCGCGAACGAATGGGAGCCTGCGGAGATGCCCCCCGAAGCAGTTGCGGTGTGACGCCTTCGAGTGGTGACGGCGCGGGCGATCGCGCCGTGGTGACGGTCATCGGCGGCGGGCTCGCCGGATCCGAGGCCGCCTGGCAGCTCGCGGAGCGCGGACACAGTGTGGTGTTGCATGAGATGCGTCCGGTGCGCACTACACCCGCCCATCGCACGGACCGGCTCGCCGAGCTCGTCTGCTCCAACACCTTCAAGAGCACGGAGACGACGAACGCGCACGGTCTCCTCAAGGCCGAGATGCGCGTGCTCGGCTCGATGATTCTGGAGTGCGCCGACGAAGCGCGCGTTCAGGCGGGAAGCGCACTCGCGGTGGATCGCGACGTGTTCTCCGCGGGGGTTACGCGGCGCATCGAGTC
Above is a window of Gemmatimonadaceae bacterium DNA encoding:
- the aroC gene encoding chorismate synthase, with translation MLRFTTAGESHGPALVSILEGVPAGIPLLAADVNQQLARRQQGYGRGRRMQIEQDAAELLSGVRAGFTIGSPIAMLIRNRDWKNWTEIMDPAPIADDANGPRKRAVTRPRPGHADLPGMLKYDRDDARDILERASARETTARVAAGAVCRKLLTEIGVTIGSHIVELGGVVASSPAELPADLNEAADTSPLRTLDSAAEAEMIALIDAAKKEGDTLGGVCEVVCRGVPIGLGSHVSWDRRLDGRIGAAMMSIPAVKGVGIGSGFDAARRRGSEVHDEILAVSDRRRSGNLQRLTNRAGGLEGGMTNGEPLVVRVAMKPISTLMRPLATVEMKTGEAAAAVAERSDVTAVPAMGVIAEAMLAFVLAQAVIEKFGGDSLSEVRRNLEGYLARIAERRGS
- the topA gene encoding type I DNA topoisomerase — translated: MATARKTATKKAAAKKTATKKAAKPRARKSAAAVDEGPAPEPGTTTLVIVESPAKAKTIGKYLGRGYRVRATIGHVRDLPEKKIGIDIENGFEPEYVTIPGKEKTLAELKNAAKDAREILLATDPDREGEAIAWHVAGQVRRKGGAPIRRVLFHEITKEAVQSAIARAGEIDERKVDAQQARRVLDRLVGYKASPVLWKTVKKGISAGRVQTVALRLLVEREREIKAFNPVEYWTVEALMKKAGQEFVAKLHHIDQKKATIPDEAAAQKILADLSVLRKFGVTEVKRRERRKNAAPPFTTSTLQQEAAKKLGFGSKRTMRLAQDLYEGIEIGPEGSVGLITYMRTDSARVSEVSAVQARDYVAFSYGKEYQAPAVQLYGDGKSKNAQDAHEAIRPTDPTRRPEHMSKYLKPDQLKLYQLIWQRFIASQMAPAVFDTTTVDFDLSNPREAGAPSLPYLFRSTGSIRKFDGYQKVYLETREQGDGHGKALEEEQPLPMMEAGDDVPVKKIIPLQHFTEPPPRYSEASLVKELERLGIGRPSTYASIISTLVDRRYAQLEQRRFFPTELGDQVERVMVKSFPDIFNVKFTSHMEGNLDRVEDGDVNWRRMLKDFYGPFATALKEADIEGLIAEAHDLSALETERCPVDGGRLVPRGGFFGPFIACENHPKTCKYTRPLRGERKAAVLTDQICHECGTPMVIRHGRSGEFLGCSRFPKCRGTRSMPTGVKCPKDGGDIAVRRSKKRGKAFYGCANYPACDFVIWDKPVAEVCPECGYIGAEAKSNKTRGEYRRCISCANEWEPAEMPPEAVAV
- a CDS encoding AMIN domain-containing protein, with protein sequence MRQFLSACAGLALIPAAGGLQAAAVGSSRTVSGHEALNAPAVKSVSVVPAAGRAEIVIGVDASVEVDDFALEAPYRVVVDLKGAVLGVAARYDRLARGGVTNIRAAQFKPNVVRVVIDMDAAHSYEVARRDGEVHVTVSGAAGDFTAWHSSPETAARYAAAQKTTDASAQPVAQQNYRSPAAADTDYPSVTPDANITRRDSGDGASPSEGAALRMSPAAALSDQPRITVTYQDADIRDVIAAFAAFSGRTIVVGKDVAGTITAEIKNQPWDVALRAILQAQGLAAAEDALSGIITVDSYRNIASKQASEPLVTQMVAVNYANAGSLVPTLQNLLARDCTPGSVPQSQQNTQTSCYARGAVAADTATNTLLITETLSRMSDLLSYVRNLDVRTPQVAIKAKIIFVNRTDIEELGLSYDLGTGNDQFFSQLVQRIDPTTAKPVDTNGDGVPDAFGGGTSFTGDRVLLGGNALSAIANANARVVNPALKLVFSAALGKFQLTSFLDALQEVRLADLQAEPSIVTLDNRRAEILVGQEIPIRVLDAGSQGQGGAQGNNIVPRATVQLKEVGIILSVTPHVTNNRQILLKLHAENSDAQLASSDVGFIFGKQRADNQLLVADGETAVIGGLTVTQVTSSKSGIPFLVDLPLIGRLFGVTRTSEQKRDLLILVTPHIIDEGERQLTPRNIPAAPAPRR
- a CDS encoding DUF494 family protein, producing the protein MTFRVMGPHERGRFAPEAWGHLLSLSGSGAINPIELEHIIERALIQIDGRIALEDLRGMLEGSGLEDSGGAGDNQTVH
- a CDS encoding shikimate kinase, coding for MEADRPNIVLVGLSGVGKTSIGRAAARHLHWPFIDFDTEIEHREHASVEEIFASRGEAHFRSLEQALTRELVTCKGTIMSAGGGWVTNRESVALLRATGRIIYLRASPELLVRRLATARVRRPLLQGPDPLNTLTTMYEARRSLYEEADLVIETEVFDRKQLIDQVRRYAQSL